From Strix uralensis isolate ZFMK-TIS-50842 chromosome 1, bStrUra1, whole genome shotgun sequence, a single genomic window includes:
- the LOC141953569 gene encoding uncharacterized protein LOC141953569, translated as MARRDGGGGTPRLLLWLALWGLWRGGDAGALPARGAALPLGAAPPAACSPRCQHGGLCLGNGTCLCSKGYEGELCQHATCYPKCKNGGECLRPGKCRCPPGYGGRYCHKVSCEGGCQNGGECISVNGVVKCLCASGWTGSRCQEAICPQGCRNNGACVAPGICSCPAGWVGGACHLAVCKLPCQHGGKCIAPNVCRCRLPYSGLQCTKKRKE; from the exons ATGGCAcggcgggacggcggcggcgggacgcCCCGCCTGCTCCTGTGGCTGGCGCTGTGGGGGCTGTGGCGCGGCGGCGACGCCGGCGCCCTGCCCGCCCGCGGGGCGGCCCTGCCCCTCGGtgcggccccgccggcggcctGCAGCCCGCGCTGCCAGCACGGCGGGCTCTGCCTGGGCAACGGCACCTGCCTCTGCTCCAAGGGCTACGAGGGCGAGCTCTGCCAGCACG CAACATGTTATCCAAAATGCAAAAATGGTGGGGAGTGCCTCAGACCTGGAAAATGCAGATGTCCACCTGGCTATGGGGGTAGATACTGTCATAAAG TAAGCTGTGAAGGAGGCTGTCAAAATGGCGGGGAATGCATCTCTGTCAATGGAGTTGTGAAGTGCCTTTGTGCTTCTGGCTGGACAGGATCAAGATGCCAAGAAG CAATTTGTCCTCAAGGTTGTCGGAATAATGGAGCTTGTGTGGCTCCTGGAATTTGTAGCTGTCCAGCTGGATGGGTCGGTGGAGCATGTCACTTAG CTGTATGTAAACTACCTTGTCAACATGGAGGAAAATGCATAGCTCCAAACGTGTGCAGATGTCGACTGCCGTACTCTGGTCTACAGTGtacaaagaaaaggaaggaatga